One genomic window of Eggerthella timonensis includes the following:
- the arcC gene encoding carbamate kinase — MPYQKGEGPSVVIALGGNALGNTPQEQLALVKNTAKHIVDMVGEGTNVVVSHGNGPQVGMINNAFAYASQHDGKTPEMPFPEAGAMSQGYIGYQLSQAILNDMKERGIMRSTACVVTQTVVDPDDPAFQNPTKPVGAFLTEEEAKAKAEETGWTFKEDAGRGWRQVVASPKPVRIVEFDAVKDLMDDGYIVVSTGGGGVPVFETEDGYVGVPAVIDKDRSSAKLAADFGADMLVILTAVEKVCVNFGKPDQAEISTMTVAEAEEYIAQGQFAPGSMLPKVEACIEYVRAFPEGKALITSLECAAAGLEGKTGTVITA, encoded by the coding sequence ATGCCCTATCAAAAAGGAGAAGGCCCCAGCGTCGTCATCGCGCTCGGCGGCAACGCCCTGGGCAACACGCCCCAGGAGCAGCTGGCGCTCGTGAAGAACACGGCCAAGCACATCGTGGACATGGTGGGCGAGGGCACCAACGTCGTGGTCTCCCACGGCAACGGCCCGCAGGTCGGCATGATCAACAACGCGTTCGCCTACGCGTCCCAGCACGACGGCAAGACCCCGGAGATGCCGTTCCCCGAGGCCGGCGCCATGAGCCAGGGCTACATCGGCTACCAGCTGTCCCAGGCCATCCTCAACGACATGAAGGAGCGCGGCATCATGCGCTCCACGGCCTGCGTCGTGACCCAGACGGTCGTGGACCCGGACGACCCGGCGTTCCAGAACCCCACCAAGCCCGTCGGCGCCTTCCTCACCGAGGAGGAGGCCAAGGCCAAGGCCGAGGAGACCGGCTGGACGTTCAAGGAGGACGCCGGCCGCGGCTGGCGCCAGGTGGTGGCCTCGCCCAAGCCCGTGCGCATCGTCGAGTTCGACGCCGTGAAGGACCTCATGGACGACGGCTACATCGTGGTGTCCACGGGCGGCGGCGGCGTGCCGGTGTTCGAGACGGAGGACGGCTACGTCGGCGTCCCCGCCGTCATCGACAAGGACCGCTCCTCGGCCAAGCTCGCGGCCGACTTCGGCGCCGACATGCTCGTCATCCTCACGGCCGTCGAGAAGGTGTGCGTCAACTTCGGCAAGCCCGACCAGGCCGAGATCAGCACCATGACGGTCGCCGAGGCCGAGGAGTACATCGCCCAGGGCCAGTTCGCCCCCGGCTCCATGCTCCCGAAGGTGGAGGCGTGCATCGAGTACGTGCGCGCGTTCCCCGAGGGCAAGGCGCTCATCACGAGCCTCGAGTGCGCCGCCGCGGGCCTCGAGGGCAAGACGGGCACGGTCATCACGGCGTAA
- a CDS encoding APC family permease has product MGNKVKKFSFISVILSVICVVFVAEAAAPAAAIGNQQFFWWIFLIITFLLPYGMVVAELGTTYDSDGGLYDWIREAFGDRWGSRVAWYYWINFPLWIASLATLFPDILGMVFGVEFELAPVLLIELAFVWIVVFMSFSKVSDSAWILNGGAVLKVLIAVSVGGLGIWYAVNNGFASDMSPATFMPDLTNTNALTYLSIILFNFMGFEVICTFAGAMKNPSRDIPKAIVLGGLAIGAIYLFCSFGIGAAIPADQIDPDFGMIYAVMTMVGEASPIFMLICIIFLVTLFANMASWSFGVNFVADYAAKHGNMPKVFSHENAKTEMPTGAAIVNGVVASLALMLQLIPIPAISEGIFWMLFSMNVVFLLISYIPMFPAFLKLRKVDPNRKRVFTFPFKGKLMYVMLAIPAIELVLAIIATIVPLNGTEEELSKIPMLIGVIVFVVLGEVVRIWSKRGRTEEYKGLTPALAAERLAEEAAEEVGENAEAEEAKGDAEAEPVPVA; this is encoded by the coding sequence ATGGGTAATAAAGTCAAGAAGTTCTCATTCATCAGCGTCATTCTTTCCGTGATCTGCGTGGTGTTCGTGGCCGAGGCCGCCGCTCCCGCTGCCGCCATCGGCAACCAGCAGTTCTTCTGGTGGATCTTCCTCATCATCACGTTCCTGCTTCCCTACGGCATGGTGGTGGCCGAGCTGGGAACCACCTACGATTCCGACGGCGGCCTGTACGATTGGATCCGCGAGGCCTTCGGCGATCGTTGGGGCAGTCGCGTGGCGTGGTACTACTGGATCAACTTCCCGCTGTGGATCGCGTCTCTGGCCACGCTGTTCCCCGACATCCTGGGAATGGTGTTCGGCGTCGAGTTCGAACTGGCGCCCGTCCTGCTCATCGAGCTGGCCTTCGTGTGGATCGTCGTGTTCATGAGCTTCTCGAAGGTGTCCGACTCCGCCTGGATCCTCAACGGCGGCGCCGTCCTCAAGGTGCTCATCGCGGTGTCCGTGGGCGGCCTCGGCATCTGGTACGCCGTGAACAACGGTTTCGCCAGCGACATGTCGCCGGCCACGTTCATGCCCGACCTCACCAACACCAACGCGCTGACGTACCTGTCCATCATCCTGTTCAACTTCATGGGCTTCGAGGTCATCTGCACCTTCGCCGGCGCTATGAAGAACCCCTCGCGCGACATCCCCAAGGCCATCGTGCTGGGCGGCCTGGCCATCGGCGCCATCTACCTGTTCTGCTCGTTCGGCATCGGCGCGGCCATCCCGGCCGACCAGATCGACCCGGACTTCGGCATGATCTACGCCGTGATGACCATGGTGGGCGAGGCGTCCCCGATCTTCATGCTCATCTGCATCATCTTCCTCGTCACCCTGTTCGCGAACATGGCCTCCTGGTCGTTCGGCGTGAACTTCGTGGCCGACTACGCCGCCAAGCACGGCAACATGCCCAAGGTGTTCTCGCATGAGAACGCGAAGACGGAGATGCCCACCGGCGCGGCCATCGTCAACGGCGTGGTGGCATCGCTCGCCCTCATGCTGCAGCTGATCCCGATCCCGGCCATCTCCGAGGGCATCTTCTGGATGCTGTTCTCCATGAACGTTGTGTTCCTGCTGATCAGCTACATCCCGATGTTCCCGGCGTTCCTGAAGCTGCGCAAGGTGGACCCGAACCGCAAGCGCGTGTTCACGTTCCCCTTCAAGGGCAAGCTCATGTACGTCATGCTGGCCATCCCCGCCATCGAGCTCGTGCTTGCCATCATCGCCACCATCGTGCCGCTCAACGGCACGGAGGAAGAGCTCTCGAAGATCCCCATGCTCATCGGCGTGATCGTGTTCGTGGTGCTCGGCGAAGTGGTGCGCATCTGGTCGAAGCGCGGTCGCACCGAAGAGTACAAGGGCCTGACCCCCGCCCTGGCCGCCGAGCGTTTGGCCGAGGAGGCCGCTGAAGAGGTTGGCGAGAATGCCGAGGCCGAAGAAGCGAAGGGCGATGCGGAAGCCGAGCCCGTACCGGTCGCATAG
- a CDS encoding winged helix-turn-helix domain-containing protein: MGDSEELSRASIPDVEAIKPAALEALASGRARSLESFERETAKRLGLSPKQRTYRIGGSATALFSNRFEKARSELHHEGLIEYPTNGKVRLTEAGRSAEGEKPAASVGDAPAIADEPASTVPIAASSEPYQPGSFEGGIVAFPSEKKPAAQLRPWLPLALAVVGLLLCFTGSFALLGVACGIGSFGLFLHDRKSSSDAGSLKLAAPRATLAMGACSVLLGIVIMAGGAASGGNHADVQQPPDPAPEQQEPKAAAEPEEHELSFVVEAGGEGEVPASVKVRVTGTQEDGTKVSDAREAAVGKTYVLAYPAGSYAFEVDATSLAAGDVLFKAERATCSFDGSKDHTVRIKVAQDVEAMEKAKAEKAAQEEAEQRAAEEAAAAEAAAAAAAEEEAAAAAAAEQEAAAAAAAAASAGGGGDTVYITNTGEKYHSGGCRYLKKSKIPISRSDALAQGYGACSVCNP; this comes from the coding sequence ATGGGGGATTCGGAAGAATTGTCGCGTGCGAGCATTCCCGATGTCGAGGCTATCAAGCCGGCGGCGCTCGAGGCGCTTGCAAGCGGGCGTGCGCGGTCGCTCGAATCGTTCGAGCGCGAGACGGCGAAGCGACTGGGCCTTTCGCCCAAACAGCGAACGTACCGCATTGGCGGCAGCGCCACGGCGCTCTTTTCCAACCGCTTCGAGAAGGCTCGATCGGAGCTTCATCACGAAGGGCTGATCGAGTATCCGACGAACGGAAAGGTTCGCCTGACCGAGGCGGGCCGCTCCGCCGAAGGCGAGAAGCCGGCGGCGTCGGTCGGCGATGCGCCTGCGATCGCCGACGAGCCGGCATCGACCGTTCCGATTGCCGCCTCAAGCGAGCCGTACCAACCCGGCTCGTTCGAGGGCGGCATCGTCGCTTTCCCGTCCGAGAAGAAGCCTGCCGCGCAGCTGCGGCCGTGGCTGCCGCTGGCGTTGGCCGTCGTCGGCTTGCTGCTGTGTTTCACGGGTTCGTTTGCGCTGCTGGGCGTGGCATGCGGCATCGGGTCGTTCGGGTTGTTCCTGCACGATCGCAAGAGCTCGTCAGACGCGGGCTCGCTCAAGCTCGCTGCGCCGAGGGCGACGCTTGCGATGGGTGCGTGCTCGGTCTTGCTCGGCATCGTGATCATGGCCGGCGGCGCGGCGTCCGGGGGCAACCATGCGGACGTGCAGCAGCCTCCCGACCCCGCACCTGAACAGCAGGAGCCGAAGGCGGCCGCGGAACCTGAGGAGCACGAGCTGAGCTTCGTGGTGGAGGCGGGCGGCGAAGGCGAGGTGCCCGCGTCCGTGAAGGTGCGCGTGACCGGAACGCAGGAAGACGGCACGAAGGTGAGCGATGCGCGCGAGGCTGCCGTCGGCAAGACGTACGTGCTCGCGTATCCGGCGGGGTCGTACGCCTTCGAGGTGGATGCGACGTCGTTGGCGGCGGGGGACGTGCTGTTCAAAGCTGAGCGCGCCACCTGCTCCTTCGACGGCTCCAAGGACCATACGGTACGCATCAAAGTGGCGCAAGACGTCGAGGCGATGGAGAAAGCGAAGGCGGAGAAGGCGGCGCAAGAGGAAGCGGAGCAGCGGGCTGCAGAAGAGGCTGCCGCTGCCGAGGCCGCCGCAGCCGCAGCCGCTGAAGAAGAAGCCGCCGCAGCAGCCGCTGCCGAGCAGGAAGCCGCAGCTGCCGCCGCAGCAGCAGCGAGCGCAGGCGGCGGGGGAGACACCGTGTACATCAC
- a CDS encoding helix-turn-helix domain-containing protein, translating to MEIAFYFYTILVMLVCIAAGTISLSAYFVCRKRSHLYMVAFFLFYFLDLALIFQNEYLGQNTEFPLEVFYTIDQPALRIFFALGIIQSLWLVALDFLGEKRLWLRIVPAVGFVVLSATVIIALPEGQYKQWLFYSMRQIFLLWCLAYALLRYRTTKSEIEKTRMRRQEPLFLITLVLTMCIILEDTFMMLVWDPDPASATMLPLYISERNFSENFLMLAFAFFSLREAAATLRLRFKEPPVSENPVVRQQIDDLLPAYSERHGMTAREREILALVLQGKDNQNIASELQLALGTVKAHVHNILKKTDHASRQELTRDFWKE from the coding sequence TTGGAGATTGCCTTCTACTTCTACACGATTCTCGTCATGCTCGTCTGCATCGCGGCGGGAACGATCTCCCTTTCCGCGTACTTCGTCTGCCGCAAGCGCAGCCACTTGTATATGGTGGCGTTCTTCCTGTTCTACTTTCTGGACCTGGCGCTCATCTTCCAGAACGAATACCTCGGCCAGAACACCGAATTCCCCCTCGAGGTGTTCTACACCATCGACCAACCGGCTCTGAGAATCTTCTTCGCGCTGGGCATCATCCAATCGCTGTGGCTCGTCGCGCTCGACTTCCTCGGCGAGAAGCGCCTCTGGTTGCGCATCGTGCCGGCCGTCGGCTTCGTCGTGCTGAGCGCCACCGTCATCATCGCCCTGCCCGAGGGCCAGTACAAACAATGGCTGTTCTACAGCATGCGCCAGATATTCCTGCTGTGGTGCCTCGCGTATGCGCTTCTGCGCTACCGCACCACGAAAAGCGAGATAGAGAAGACCAGAATGCGACGGCAGGAGCCTTTGTTCCTCATCACGCTCGTGTTGACGATGTGCATCATCCTCGAGGACACGTTCATGATGCTCGTATGGGATCCCGACCCCGCGTCAGCCACCATGCTCCCCCTCTATATATCAGAGCGCAACTTCTCCGAGAACTTCCTCATGCTGGCGTTCGCGTTCTTCAGCCTACGCGAAGCCGCCGCCACGCTGCGCCTGCGGTTCAAGGAGCCTCCAGTGTCCGAAAACCCGGTCGTGCGCCAGCAGATCGACGACCTGTTGCCCGCCTACAGCGAGCGTCACGGCATGACCGCCCGCGAGCGGGAGATCCTCGCCCTCGTGCTGCAGGGTAAGGATAACCAGAACATCGCGAGCGAGCTGCAGCTGGCCCTGGGCACGGTGAAAGCGCACGTGCACAACATCCTGAAGAAGACGGATCACGCGAGCCGCCAAGAGCTCACCCGCGACTTCTGGAAGGAATGA
- a CDS encoding ATP-binding cassette domain-containing protein gives MLAIETRGLSKVYLRRKVVGGLNMHVEQGDIYGFVGRNGEGKSTTMKMICGMIRPTAGEVRLFDRLAVDPTGNVEHGEAVRIGALVESPGLYPNMSAFENMRCKAIALGLVDGKAEIEQLLSIVGLSDAGRKRMEDYSMGMKQRLGLALAMLGSPDVLLLDEPMNGLDPDGVREVRNLIIRLNEQRGVTVVVSSHVLDQLGRIATRYGVINAGRMVCEMTADEVAQACGDYLVVRTAEPERTLALLAETYPNVVCTMLPEGTLRLQDAARERAVLDAAMIGAFLAANNIPVYELRVHERDLEDYFLELMGGGDTHA, from the coding sequence ATGCTGGCTATTGAAACACGGGGTCTGAGCAAAGTCTATCTCAGGCGCAAGGTCGTCGGCGGGCTGAACATGCACGTCGAGCAAGGCGACATCTACGGCTTCGTCGGGCGAAACGGCGAGGGCAAATCCACGACGATGAAGATGATCTGCGGCATGATCCGCCCGACGGCGGGCGAGGTGCGGCTGTTCGACCGTCTGGCCGTCGACCCGACGGGCAACGTCGAGCACGGCGAGGCCGTCCGCATCGGCGCGCTGGTGGAAAGCCCGGGGCTGTACCCCAACATGTCCGCGTTCGAGAACATGCGCTGCAAGGCCATCGCGCTGGGGCTCGTCGATGGCAAGGCGGAGATCGAGCAGCTGCTGAGCATCGTCGGATTGAGCGACGCGGGTAGGAAGCGCATGGAGGACTACTCGATGGGCATGAAGCAGCGCCTCGGATTGGCGCTGGCGATGCTGGGCTCGCCCGACGTACTGCTGCTGGACGAGCCGATGAACGGGCTCGACCCTGATGGCGTGCGCGAGGTGCGCAACCTTATCATCCGCTTGAACGAGCAACGTGGCGTCACCGTGGTGGTGAGCTCGCACGTGCTGGACCAGCTGGGGCGCATCGCCACGCGCTACGGCGTGATCAACGCGGGCCGGATGGTATGCGAGATGACGGCGGACGAGGTGGCTCAGGCATGCGGCGACTACCTCGTCGTGCGCACGGCCGAGCCGGAGCGTACGCTGGCGTTGCTGGCCGAGACGTACCCGAACGTCGTCTGCACGATGCTTCCGGAAGGGACGTTGCGCTTGCAGGACGCGGCGAGGGAGCGCGCGGTGCTCGACGCGGCCATGATTGGCGCGTTCTTGGCTGCGAACAACATCCCGGTGTACGAGCTGCGCGTCCACGAGCGTGATTTGGAGGACTACTTCCTCGAACTCATGGGAGGGGGCGATACCCATGCTTAA
- the ptcA gene encoding putrescine carbamoyltransferase, translated as MAVKDYIDTNDFTKEELLDMIELARSMKAMIKEGGRYPLILKNRTLGMIFQQVSTRTRISFETAMTDLGGHAQFFGPGTIQLGGHETLEDTARVMGSLVDILMARVNRHPDVVGLAANSAAPVINGMSDYNHPTQELGDLLTMIENMPEGKRIEDCKLAFVGDATQVCVSLMFIASKMGMDFVHFGPKGHQVTDGGLVVDKTVDIMAIAEENCKVSGGTVTVSDDVECIKGADFVYTDVWYGLYDEEEGGESYMDVFYPKYQVTMDMMDFAGPDSKFLHCLPATRGEEVVDEVMDHPERSLCWVEAENRKHSIRAILAYLCPKLPEDDAAADAAEARMNAVLAKIGK; from the coding sequence ATGGCAGTCAAGGACTACATCGACACCAACGACTTCACCAAGGAAGAGCTGCTCGACATGATCGAGCTGGCGCGCTCCATGAAGGCGATGATCAAGGAGGGCGGCCGCTACCCGCTGATCCTGAAGAACCGCACGCTCGGCATGATCTTCCAGCAGGTGTCCACCCGCACCCGCATCTCCTTCGAGACGGCCATGACCGACCTGGGCGGCCACGCGCAGTTCTTCGGCCCGGGCACCATCCAGCTCGGCGGCCACGAGACCCTCGAGGACACCGCCCGCGTCATGGGCTCGCTCGTCGACATCCTCATGGCCCGCGTGAACCGCCACCCCGACGTGGTGGGCCTGGCCGCGAACTCCGCCGCGCCGGTCATCAACGGCATGTCCGACTACAACCACCCCACCCAGGAGCTCGGCGACCTTCTGACCATGATCGAGAACATGCCCGAGGGCAAGAGGATCGAAGACTGCAAGCTCGCCTTCGTCGGCGACGCCACGCAGGTGTGCGTCTCGCTCATGTTCATCGCCTCGAAGATGGGCATGGACTTCGTGCACTTCGGCCCCAAGGGCCATCAGGTGACCGACGGCGGCCTCGTGGTGGACAAGACCGTCGACATCATGGCCATCGCCGAGGAGAACTGCAAGGTCTCCGGCGGCACGGTCACCGTCTCCGACGACGTCGAGTGCATCAAGGGCGCCGACTTCGTCTACACCGACGTGTGGTACGGCCTCTACGACGAGGAGGAGGGCGGCGAGAGCTACATGGACGTCTTCTACCCCAAGTACCAGGTGACCATGGACATGATGGACTTCGCCGGCCCGGACTCCAAGTTCCTGCACTGCCTGCCGGCCACCCGCGGCGAGGAGGTCGTCGACGAGGTCATGGACCATCCCGAGCGCAGCCTGTGCTGGGTCGAGGCCGAGAACCGCAAGCACTCCATCCGCGCGATCCTCGCCTACCTCTGCCCCAAGCTGCCGGAGGACGACGCCGCCGCCGACGCCGCCGAGGCCCGCATGAACGCGGTGCTGGCGAAGATCGGCAAGTAG
- the aguA gene encoding agmatine deiminase, giving the protein MKTIHENVSTPKADGYRMPGEFEPQTRIWMAWPHRTDTWAWGAKPAQKQYADVARAIAEFEPVTMCVNQADYANAKAVFEDDENVTVIEMTTDDAWVRDTGATWVVNDEGDKRAVHWHFNAYGGFENGLYFPWDKDEQIALKMAEMSGCRRYRPESFILEGGSIHVDGEGTVITTDMCLLDPGRNASVTDYEPWSEELRAYCDEQLKSYLGVEKVIWVKDGIDPEETNGHIDDVAQIVAPGKVLCIWSDDPDYPFYNECHAAYETLSNATDAKGRKLEVTKLCMPVNPLYMDQASCDSIDTEEYAEPRVADEPLIASYMNFLIVNGGVIVPQYGDENDALAVQQIQAAFDEAWGEGAYKAVGVKTDQVVFGGGNIHCITQQEPAGK; this is encoded by the coding sequence ATGAAGACGATTCACGAGAACGTGTCCACCCCGAAGGCAGACGGCTACCGCATGCCCGGCGAGTTCGAGCCGCAGACCCGCATCTGGATGGCGTGGCCGCACCGCACCGACACGTGGGCCTGGGGCGCGAAGCCGGCCCAGAAGCAGTACGCCGACGTCGCCCGCGCCATCGCCGAGTTCGAGCCCGTCACGATGTGCGTGAACCAGGCCGACTACGCCAACGCCAAGGCCGTGTTCGAGGACGACGAGAACGTCACCGTCATCGAGATGACCACCGACGACGCGTGGGTGCGCGATACCGGCGCCACCTGGGTCGTCAACGACGAGGGCGACAAGCGCGCCGTGCATTGGCACTTCAACGCCTACGGCGGCTTCGAGAACGGCCTGTACTTCCCGTGGGACAAGGACGAGCAGATCGCGCTCAAGATGGCTGAGATGAGCGGCTGCCGCCGCTATCGTCCCGAGAGCTTCATCCTCGAGGGCGGCTCCATCCACGTCGACGGCGAGGGCACGGTCATCACCACCGACATGTGCCTGCTCGATCCCGGCCGCAACGCGTCGGTGACGGACTACGAGCCTTGGTCCGAAGAGCTGCGCGCGTACTGCGACGAGCAGCTCAAGAGCTACCTGGGCGTCGAGAAGGTCATCTGGGTCAAGGACGGCATCGATCCCGAGGAGACGAACGGCCACATCGACGACGTCGCCCAGATCGTCGCGCCCGGCAAGGTGCTGTGCATCTGGTCGGACGACCCGGACTACCCGTTCTACAACGAATGCCATGCCGCCTACGAGACGCTGTCGAACGCGACGGACGCCAAGGGCCGCAAGCTCGAGGTGACGAAGCTCTGCATGCCGGTGAATCCGCTGTACATGGACCAGGCGTCTTGCGATTCCATCGACACGGAGGAGTACGCCGAGCCACGCGTCGCCGACGAGCCGCTGATCGCCTCCTACATGAACTTCCTCATCGTCAACGGCGGCGTCATCGTGCCGCAGTACGGCGACGAGAACGACGCGCTGGCCGTGCAGCAGATCCAGGCCGCGTTCGACGAGGCGTGGGGCGAGGGCGCGTACAAGGCCGTGGGCGTGAAGACCGACCAGGTGGTCTTCGGCGGCGGCAACATCCACTGCATCACCCAGCAGGAGCCCGCCGGCAAGTAG
- a CDS encoding sensor histidine kinase, translating to MDGFVLAIVAVAAAAAGAFVVAFRYERELRRMARFLDQREPAGSARMTTGVRTRGMLSLARGVNAELDELQDERIAAQQANQAFQAGLTCLSHDIRTPLAGAQGYLQLVDGEGDPAEKARFLSAAAHRLDDVRVMLDDLFSFAQVHDPSFEAACEPLRPADVVGDVLASLYPQFRERGWAPSVVLDEEALALADAEALARIVRNLVANALRHGTAAPSIVQRGARISVENRVANQDALDVDRLFERFYQGEASRSSGGAGLGLAIVAQLAAAMGAAVAAVLEGDRLRIEVALREA from the coding sequence ATGGACGGGTTCGTGCTGGCCATCGTGGCCGTTGCGGCGGCAGCGGCGGGGGCGTTTGTCGTCGCCTTCCGCTACGAGCGGGAGCTGCGCCGCATGGCGCGCTTCCTCGACCAGCGCGAACCCGCCGGAAGCGCCCGGATGACGACCGGCGTGCGCACGCGCGGCATGCTGTCGCTGGCGCGTGGGGTGAACGCCGAGCTCGACGAGCTGCAGGATGAGCGCATCGCCGCGCAGCAGGCGAACCAGGCGTTCCAGGCGGGGCTCACCTGCCTGTCGCACGACATCCGCACGCCGCTCGCCGGAGCTCAGGGCTACCTGCAGCTGGTGGACGGCGAGGGGGATCCGGCCGAAAAGGCGCGCTTTCTGAGCGCCGCCGCCCACCGATTGGACGACGTGCGGGTGATGCTGGACGATCTGTTCTCGTTCGCGCAGGTGCACGACCCGTCGTTCGAAGCGGCGTGCGAGCCGCTGCGGCCCGCCGACGTGGTGGGCGACGTGCTCGCAAGCCTGTATCCGCAGTTCCGCGAACGCGGCTGGGCGCCGAGCGTGGTCCTCGACGAGGAGGCGCTTGCGCTGGCCGATGCCGAGGCGCTCGCGCGGATCGTACGCAACCTGGTGGCGAACGCGTTGCGCCACGGCACGGCGGCGCCGTCCATCGTGCAGCGCGGCGCGCGCATCTCGGTTGAGAACCGCGTGGCGAATCAGGACGCGCTCGATGTCGATCGCCTATTCGAGCGCTTCTACCAGGGGGAGGCCTCTCGGTCGAGCGGCGGCGCCGGCTTAGGGCTGGCCATCGTCGCCCAGCTGGCTGCCGCCATGGGCGCTGCCGTGGCGGCCGTTCTCGAAGGCGACCGCCTCCGCATCGAGGTAGCGCTGCGCGAAGCATGA
- a CDS encoding BRO-N domain-containing protein codes for MRSVRVEDGEEWYFSIVDVVSVLTESKNPRNYWNKLKARLREEGSQMYTECVQLKMQSAKDGKHYRTDAGTAEQILRFVQSIPSPKAEPFKLWLAQVGKERVDEVFDPELAIERAIEYYRRKGYTEDWISQRLFSIRVRKSLTFEWRERGVKANSEYAILTNDIYRAWSDMTARQYKTHKGLTNESLRDNMSDLELALSTLAEATTAEIERAVDPASLPEHREVARSGGEVAGVARKAAEKKIGGPVITSATAPDFGRLIRKVIEVQAIDSTADEAERTRERPAGTEVRAGRLVKLAATMRGRGLTP; via the coding sequence ATCAGATCGGTACGGGTCGAAGACGGGGAGGAGTGGTACTTCTCGATCGTCGACGTGGTGTCGGTGCTGACGGAGAGCAAGAATCCGCGCAACTACTGGAACAAGCTCAAGGCGCGTCTGCGTGAAGAGGGAAGTCAGATGTACACGGAGTGTGTACAACTGAAAATGCAGTCGGCGAAAGACGGCAAGCACTACCGAACCGACGCCGGCACCGCCGAGCAGATCCTGCGCTTCGTCCAGTCCATCCCCTCGCCCAAGGCGGAGCCGTTCAAGCTCTGGCTCGCGCAGGTCGGCAAAGAGCGCGTCGACGAGGTGTTCGACCCCGAGCTCGCCATCGAACGCGCCATCGAGTACTACCGCCGCAAAGGCTACACCGAGGATTGGATCAGCCAACGCCTGTTCTCCATCCGCGTGAGGAAAAGCCTCACGTTCGAGTGGCGCGAGCGCGGGGTGAAGGCGAACTCCGAGTACGCCATCCTGACGAACGACATCTATCGCGCCTGGTCGGACATGACCGCCCGCCAGTACAAAACCCATAAGGGGCTGACGAACGAGAGCCTGCGCGACAACATGAGCGATCTGGAACTGGCGCTCAGCACGCTTGCGGAAGCGACGACCGCCGAAATCGAGCGCGCCGTCGACCCCGCCAGCCTGCCCGAGCACCGCGAGGTCGCGCGCTCGGGCGGCGAGGTCGCGGGCGTCGCCCGCAAGGCCGCCGAGAAGAAGATCGGCGGCCCCGTGATCACGTCCGCCACCGCGCCTGACTTCGGCCGCCTCATCAGGAAGGTGATCGAAGTCCAGGCAATCGACAGCACGGCCGACGAAGCCGAGCGGACGCGAGAGCGCCCCGCCGGGACCGAGGTCCGGGCGGGGCGCCTGGTGAAGCTTGCTGCGACGATGCGAGGTCGCGGCCTTACGCCGTGA
- a CDS encoding response regulator transcription factor, giving the protein MSEPASILVIEDDAAINEVVAVNLRRNGFACTQAFSGSEGRLLLDSGQPFDLVITDLMLPGLAGEDVVRLVRASIDVPVIVMSARTTAADKVALLDLGADDYLAKPFDLDELLARVQVQLRHAQARRAPAPTASSTAARAVEPNATAPLLYKDWKVDVDARTLTVRGEQVRLTRLEFNIVEALVRRPRKVFAKRELFEIAWNEESAVEEKAINVHVSNIRGKLRAVGSAGEIETVWGIGFKLAE; this is encoded by the coding sequence ATGAGCGAACCTGCATCCATTTTGGTCATCGAGGACGACGCCGCCATCAACGAGGTGGTGGCGGTGAATCTGCGCCGCAACGGCTTCGCGTGCACGCAGGCGTTCTCGGGCAGCGAGGGGCGGCTGCTGCTGGACAGCGGCCAGCCGTTCGACCTCGTTATCACCGATCTCATGCTGCCCGGTTTGGCGGGCGAGGACGTCGTGCGGCTCGTGCGCGCGAGCATCGACGTGCCCGTCATCGTGATGTCGGCGCGCACGACTGCTGCCGACAAGGTGGCCTTGCTCGATCTGGGCGCCGACGACTACCTTGCCAAGCCGTTCGATCTCGACGAGCTGCTGGCTCGCGTGCAGGTGCAGCTGCGCCACGCCCAGGCCCGTCGCGCGCCCGCGCCCACGGCGTCTTCGACTGCCGCCCGTGCGGTCGAACCGAATGCCACGGCTCCTCTGCTCTACAAAGACTGGAAGGTCGACGTCGACGCTCGCACGCTGACGGTGCGCGGCGAGCAGGTGCGCCTCACGCGCCTCGAGTTCAACATCGTCGAGGCGCTCGTGCGCCGCCCGCGCAAGGTGTTCGCGAAGCGCGAGCTGTTCGAGATCGCCTGGAACGAGGAGAGCGCCGTCGAGGAGAAGGCCATCAACGTGCATGTCAGCAACATCCGCGGCAAGCTGCGCGCCGTCGGCTCCGCAGGCGAGATCGAGACGGTGTGGGGCATCGGCTTCAAGCTGGCCGAATGA